One segment of Acidobacteriota bacterium DNA contains the following:
- the dprA gene encoding DNA-processing protein DprA yields the protein MSLDPAVWVALALLPEVGPLRFSRLMEAGYPADAIPDLPAARVGVGKRAAAYDHARRSVRRRAAHELRHARRLGIQIIPRDSPRYPTLLKEIHDPPFVLWVRGELPVVGPRVAVVGSRTPTAYGRRVAVALAERLSEREIETVSGGARGIDGLAHQTAVESGGRTVAVTGAGLLRPYPPEHAPLFDRIADRGAIVSEFPLEQEPSAGHFPRRNRLISGLCSVVVVVEAAVRSGSLTTATHALDQGREVLAIPGPITSAKSAGCHRLIRDGAALVESLEDVVEAFPMAGRPLKRCNTNTYPDPALDGLSTDEKSVLGILDDVEPFHVDQIADRVPFGVARLQAALMGLQFRAAVDEPAPGYYLSRPRRDS from the coding sequence ATGTCCCTCGATCCTGCGGTCTGGGTTGCGCTGGCGTTGTTGCCGGAGGTGGGCCCGCTCCGTTTCTCGCGGCTGATGGAGGCGGGATACCCAGCCGACGCGATCCCGGATCTCCCGGCCGCTCGCGTGGGGGTCGGAAAGCGGGCTGCCGCCTACGACCACGCACGGCGGAGTGTCCGGCGTCGGGCCGCACACGAACTCCGTCATGCCCGGCGTCTCGGGATCCAGATCATTCCGAGAGACTCCCCTCGCTACCCGACACTCTTGAAGGAGATCCACGACCCACCCTTCGTGCTGTGGGTGCGGGGAGAGCTTCCCGTCGTGGGGCCGCGAGTCGCCGTCGTCGGCTCCCGGACACCGACGGCGTATGGTCGACGTGTGGCGGTCGCGCTGGCGGAACGACTCAGCGAGCGAGAGATCGAGACGGTCTCCGGCGGAGCCCGCGGTATCGACGGGTTGGCCCATCAGACGGCCGTGGAGTCCGGTGGCCGGACGGTCGCCGTCACCGGTGCGGGCCTCCTGCGGCCCTACCCGCCGGAGCACGCTCCGCTTTTCGATCGGATCGCCGATCGTGGCGCGATCGTTAGTGAGTTCCCCCTGGAGCAGGAGCCCTCCGCCGGCCATTTCCCACGACGGAATCGACTGATCAGTGGCCTATGTTCCGTGGTGGTGGTGGTCGAGGCCGCGGTTCGCTCGGGCTCGCTGACCACCGCGACCCACGCCCTCGATCAGGGGCGAGAGGTCCTGGCGATTCCGGGCCCGATCACGTCGGCAAAATCCGCCGGATGCCACCGCCTGATCCGGGACGGCGCCGCCCTGGTCGAAAGTCTGGAGGACGTCGTGGAGGCGTTTCCCATGGCCGGACGGCCCCTAAAACGTTGCAATACAAACACTTATCCCGATCCCGCCCTGGACGGCCTCTCCACCGATGAGAAATCCGTGCTAGGAATACTCGACGACGTGGAGCCGTTCCATGTCGATCAGATCGCCGACCGGGTGCCATTTGGCGTGGCAAGACTGCAGGCAGCCCTGATGGGCTTGCAGTTTCGCGCCGCGGTTGATGAACCGGCACCTGGGTATTATCTTTCCCGGCCTCGGAGGGACAGCTAA
- the topA gene encoding type I DNA topoisomerase, with product MGISLVIVESPAKAKTINKFLGKGFIVRASMGHVRDLPKRELGVDEETFEPTYTALPDKKKTLVDLRKEARKASAIYLAADPDREGEAICWHLQAELAKSTDAKFHRVLFNEITKRAILQAFEEPLEIDVDKVEAQQARRILDRLVGYKISPLLWDKVRRGLSAGRVQSVALRIICERERQILAFKSDEYWSLNAGLSADAPPPFRAKLLMKDGKKVEIDSHKGMGTVLGDLGWNVQEVTPVEDGPKDAVELKIERTADSTPFKVVSVQAREKKKHPLPPFITSKLQQDASRRLGFPVQKAMRVAQGLYEGREIGDRGTVGLITYMRTDSTRVSDEAIADVREFIHKQYGKEAAPEKPRAYKVAKQAQEAHEAIRPTSMELTPDVVKPFVGRDEWRLYTLIWNRFVASQMESAVFDVTRADIEAGSYTFRANGQVLKSSGFLAVYSEAKGEDEKKKEKEDGEGDESTDRRLPALVEGQELDLAELLPKQHFTQPPPRFSEATLVKELEENGIGRPSTYAQILSTIMDRSYVDKDGRRFRPTELGLLVNDLMVHSFGQLIDVGYTARMEEELDRIEEGDLNWIEALKEFSVSFEKDLETARVEMRNVKAEAIPTDHKCDKCGEMMVMKWGRFGHFLACSAYPECKNTRDLGDSTDAGADDRASMPAAAKAARALQEPNPIETEAEPCENCGQAMVLRRGRFGQFLACSGYPDCKTTRKIMVGKDGKAEAKADVLLDESCPRCDAKLAVKQGRFGEFTACSTYPKCRYVKMKETDIDCPECGKAKVVERRSKRGKLFYGCGAYPDCSFVTWKKPIDKACPDCESPFLVEKITKKHGRQLMCDAENCDYIETTEA from the coding sequence ATGGGTATCTCACTCGTCATCGTTGAGTCACCGGCTAAGGCCAAGACTATCAACAAGTTCCTGGGCAAGGGCTTCATCGTCCGTGCCTCGATGGGGCACGTTCGCGACCTTCCCAAGCGAGAGCTGGGCGTCGACGAAGAGACCTTCGAGCCGACTTACACGGCGCTCCCCGACAAGAAAAAGACCCTGGTAGACCTGAGAAAGGAAGCCCGCAAGGCGTCGGCGATCTACCTCGCCGCTGACCCGGATCGCGAAGGCGAGGCGATCTGCTGGCACCTCCAGGCCGAGCTGGCCAAGTCGACCGACGCGAAGTTCCACCGGGTCCTTTTCAACGAGATCACCAAACGGGCGATCCTGCAGGCGTTCGAGGAGCCCCTCGAAATCGATGTGGACAAGGTCGAGGCCCAGCAGGCCCGTCGCATCCTCGACCGACTCGTCGGATACAAGATCAGTCCGCTGCTGTGGGACAAGGTCCGCCGCGGCCTGTCTGCCGGTCGCGTGCAGAGTGTGGCACTTCGGATCATCTGCGAACGCGAACGGCAGATCCTGGCGTTCAAGTCGGACGAGTACTGGTCCCTGAACGCCGGACTGAGCGCCGACGCCCCGCCGCCCTTCCGCGCCAAACTCCTCATGAAGGACGGCAAGAAGGTCGAGATCGACTCTCACAAGGGGATGGGAACGGTGCTCGGCGACCTGGGCTGGAACGTCCAGGAGGTCACCCCGGTCGAGGACGGCCCCAAGGATGCGGTCGAACTGAAGATCGAGCGGACGGCCGACAGCACGCCCTTCAAGGTGGTCTCGGTCCAGGCCCGCGAGAAGAAGAAGCATCCCCTACCCCCCTTCATCACATCGAAACTCCAACAAGATGCGTCCCGCCGTCTGGGCTTCCCGGTCCAGAAAGCGATGCGCGTGGCGCAGGGGCTCTACGAGGGTCGAGAGATCGGCGACCGCGGGACGGTCGGCCTGATCACCTACATGCGAACCGACTCGACGCGAGTCTCCGACGAGGCGATCGCCGACGTCCGTGAGTTCATCCACAAGCAGTACGGCAAAGAGGCCGCTCCGGAAAAACCCCGGGCCTACAAGGTCGCAAAGCAAGCCCAGGAAGCGCACGAGGCGATCCGCCCGACGTCGATGGAGCTGACACCCGATGTGGTCAAACCGTTTGTCGGTCGCGACGAGTGGCGCCTCTACACCCTGATCTGGAACCGATTCGTCGCCTCGCAGATGGAGTCCGCCGTCTTCGATGTCACCCGCGCCGATATCGAGGCAGGGTCCTACACGTTCCGCGCCAACGGTCAGGTCCTCAAGTCTTCGGGATTCCTCGCGGTCTACTCCGAGGCCAAGGGCGAAGACGAGAAGAAGAAAGAAAAGGAAGACGGCGAGGGAGACGAGTCCACCGACCGTCGCCTGCCGGCCCTCGTCGAGGGACAGGAGCTGGATCTGGCGGAGTTGCTACCCAAACAGCACTTCACCCAGCCCCCGCCGCGCTTCTCCGAAGCGACCCTGGTCAAGGAGCTCGAAGAGAACGGGATCGGTCGTCCTTCGACCTACGCCCAGATCCTCAGCACGATCATGGATCGGAGCTACGTGGACAAGGATGGCCGCCGATTCCGTCCGACCGAACTCGGGCTGCTCGTGAACGACCTGATGGTTCACTCGTTCGGTCAGTTGATCGATGTCGGTTACACGGCCCGGATGGAAGAAGAGCTGGATCGCATCGAGGAGGGCGACCTCAACTGGATCGAGGCGCTGAAGGAGTTTTCCGTCAGCTTCGAGAAGGACCTCGAGACGGCCCGCGTTGAGATGCGGAACGTCAAGGCCGAGGCGATCCCGACCGATCACAAGTGCGACAAATGTGGTGAAATGATGGTGATGAAGTGGGGCCGATTCGGTCACTTCCTCGCCTGCTCCGCGTATCCCGAGTGCAAGAACACGAGAGACCTGGGCGACTCAACCGACGCCGGTGCCGACGATCGTGCATCGATGCCGGCCGCCGCCAAGGCGGCCCGGGCACTTCAAGAACCTAATCCCATCGAGACCGAAGCGGAACCCTGCGAGAACTGCGGTCAGGCGATGGTGTTGCGACGTGGACGCTTCGGACAGTTCCTCGCGTGCTCCGGTTATCCCGACTGCAAGACCACCCGCAAGATCATGGTCGGCAAGGACGGCAAGGCCGAGGCCAAGGCCGATGTGCTTCTGGACGAATCCTGCCCACGATGTGACGCCAAGTTGGCGGTCAAACAGGGACGGTTCGGCGAATTCACCGCCTGTTCGACCTACCCCAAGTGTCGCTACGTGAAGATGAAAGAGACCGACATCGACTGCCCGGAGTGTGGCAAGGCGAAGGTTGTCGAGCGTCGTAGCAAGCGTGGCAAGTTGTTCTACGGCTGTGGCGCATACCCCGATTGCAGCTTCGTGACGTGGAAAAAGCCGATCGACAAGGCGTGCCCTGATTGTGAGAGCCCGTTCCTCGTCGAGAAAATCACGAAGAAACATGGCCGGCAGCTGATGTGTGACGCGGAGAACTGCGACTACATCGAAACGACCGAGGCGTGA
- a CDS encoding DUF971 domain-containing protein has protein sequence MKPTRITPFPNGEIGIVWDDDHETYLSNHRLRCACPCAVCVDEMSGRKILDDSRVAADIAAMAIHAVGQYGIGIRWSDGHDTGIYTYRTLREMCECEACRGEGG, from the coding sequence GTGAAGCCGACACGTATTACCCCCTTCCCCAATGGTGAGATCGGAATCGTCTGGGACGACGATCACGAGACCTACCTATCGAACCACCGACTACGCTGCGCGTGCCCCTGCGCTGTCTGCGTGGACGAGATGAGCGGGAGGAAGATCCTCGACGACTCGCGGGTGGCCGCGGATATCGCCGCGATGGCCATCCACGCCGTCGGCCAGTACGGGATCGGAATCCGTTGGAGTGACGGCCACGATACCGGGATCTACACCTATCGTACGCTTCGCGAGATGTGTGAGTGTGAGGCCTGTCGCGGGGAGGGCGGCTAG
- a CDS encoding UPF0158 family protein: MKHKPIKVDWGELEIAFNNQNEELVYCLDLVTGYVTLEGEGEDSESDQDDAHFDAHAVFSKPLDDSTLRPRIHCLAVDTKLRWMIRFINEAEDADAGDRKLLKEALEADDAPAELKRVLNEHTETRDAWFLFRAERGRDAIERWLVKKGVTPIEPPPWRST; this comes from the coding sequence ATGAAACACAAACCCATCAAGGTCGATTGGGGCGAACTCGAGATCGCCTTCAATAATCAGAACGAAGAACTCGTCTATTGTCTTGACCTGGTGACCGGTTACGTCACTCTGGAAGGCGAAGGCGAGGACAGCGAATCCGATCAGGATGACGCCCACTTCGATGCGCATGCCGTGTTCTCCAAGCCGCTCGACGACTCGACGCTGCGTCCGCGAATCCACTGCCTGGCCGTCGACACGAAGCTGCGGTGGATGATCCGATTCATCAACGAAGCCGAGGATGCCGATGCCGGCGACCGGAAGTTATTGAAAGAGGCCCTGGAGGCCGACGACGCGCCGGCGGAATTGAAGCGAGTCCTCAACGAACATACCGAGACGCGGGACGCCTGGTTCCTGTTCCGTGCCGAGCGTGGTCGCGATGCGATCGAACGCTGGCTTGTGAAGAAGGGCGTGACGCCCATCGAGCCGCCGCCCTGGCGGTCGACCTAG